GCACGCGGCGGGGCGCTGGCCGACATCGCGATCCTCGTCGTCGACGTGAACGACGGGTTTCAGCCCCAGACCGAGGAGGCGATCGACATCATCCAGCGGACGGGCACGCCGTTCGTCGTCGCCGCGAACAAGGTCGACACGATCCCGGGATGGAACCCGAACGAGGGCGCACCGATCAAGGCGAGCTACGACGCCCAGTCCGAACGGGTCCGATCGACCCTCGACGAGGGACTGTACGACATCATCGGCGACCTCTCGTCTGCGGGGTTTTCGGCCGACCTGTACTGGCGCGTTCAGGAGTTCCAGCGAAACATCGGCGTCGTCCCGGTGTCGGCAATGACCGGCGAGGGAGTGTCCGACCTGCTCGCGGTGCTGATGGGACTGTCCCAGCGATACATGCGCGAGGAGATGGAGGTCGACGTCTCGGGCTCCGGCGTCGGAACGGTGCTCGAGGTGAAAGAGGAGCGCGGGTTCGGTGCGACGATCGACGTCGTCGTCTACGACGGCGTGATCAGGGAAGGCGACACGATCGTCGTGGGCGGAATGGACGAGCCGATCGTCACCGAGATCCGGGCGCTGTTGCAGCCCCGACCGCTGGCGGAGATCCGCACCGAGAACCGGTTCGAACGCGTCGACGAGATCGAGGCGGCCGCCGGCGTGAAGATCGCCGCGCCGGAACTCGACGACGCGATGGCGGGTGCGCCCGTCATGGTCGTGCGTGATCGCCCCGTCGAGGCCGTCGTCGACGACGTGCGCGCAGAGCTGGCGGAACTCGAGGTCGAAACCGAGGAAGACGGCGTCGTCGTCAAGGCCGACACCCTGGGGAGTCTCGAGGCGATGGCCGACGCGCTCCGGGAGGCGGAGATCCCGATCCTCCGGGCAGAGGTCGGCGACATCGCGCCCCGGGACGTCGCGGTCGCCGGCACCGCGAACGAGGCGACCTACCGGGCGATCCTCGGGTTCAACGTCGACGTACTCTCGAACGCCGAAGACGAACTCGAGGAGTCCGAAGTCGAGGTGTTCGTCGACGACGTCATCTACCAGCTCGTCGAGGACTACGAGGCGTTCGTCGAGGAACGCGAACGGGCCCAGCAGGAGACGATCCTCGAGAAGATCGTTCGGCCCTGTCGGTTCCGGATCCTCGAAGACCACGTCTTCCGGCAGTCCGATCCGGCAGTAGTCGGCGTCGAAGTACTCTCGGGAACGCTCCAGAACAACCGGCACGTCGTCGCGTTCGAGAACAACGAGCCCGAGCGAAAGGGGCAGCTCGCGGGGATCCAAGAGCAGGGCGAGGACATCTCGGAGGCTCGTGCGGGAACCAGAGTCAGCGTCGCGATCGACGGCCCGACCGTCGGACGGCAGATCGACGAGGGCGACGAGCTGTGGACGGAGCTGCCGGAGAAACACGCGAAGATCCTCGAACAGGAACTCGCAGACGAGATTCCGGCCGACGAGCGGGAGGCGCTGCAGGGCTACCTCGACAAACAGCGGAGCCGCGATCCGTTCTGGGGCAAATAAACCCTTATGTGCGCGCCGAGTCCATCCTCGCCCGTATGAGCGATCTCCCGGATGAGTTCAACTGCACCGTCACGAACTGGGAGTACATCTACGGGCTCTGTCGGAACGTCTCCGACCAGGTCAAACAAGACCAGTTCGAGCCGGACGTCATCGTCGCGCTCGCTCGCGGCGGCTGGTTCGCCGGCCGGTGTCTGTGTGACTTCCTCGGTCTGGACGACCTCGCCAGCCTCAAGATGGAACACTACGTCGGCACCGCGGCGAAAGCCGACGAACCGCAGGTTCGATATCCGATGCCGGAAGGGAGCGTCGACGGGAAGGACGTCCTCATCATCGACGACATCGCCGACACCGGCGGGTCGATAAAGCGAGCCCACGAGTACGTCAACGAACGGAATCCGGAGACGGTGAGAACTGCGACGCTCCAGCTCCTCCAGACCAGCGAGTTCGAGCCGGACTTCGTCGGGGAACGTCTCGAGCGGTGGACCTGGGTGGTCTACCCGTGGAACTTCATCGAGGACATGATCGATCTCATCTCGGGGGTCATGGAGAAGGCCGACGAGGACACCTTCGATCGCGAGGCGATCAGACAGTACCTCTCCGCATACCACGAGGTCGACAGAATGGAGATGGAGATCGCCCAGCCGAACCGACTCGACGAGGTGCTCGCGGAGATGGAACGACGCGACGTCGTCGAACGGGTTACGGGAACCTTCGAGGACGACGGCAACGTCCCCCGCTGGCGGCTGGTCGAGTAACATGCACGTTGGCGTCGTCGTCAATCCGATCGCGGGAATGGGCGGTCGGGTCGGACTAAAAGGCACAGACGGGAAGGTACAGGAGGCCCGCGAGCGGGGCGCAGAGCCACGGGCACCGGACCGGGCGCGCCGTGCGCTGTCCAGACTTGCCGAACTCGATCCCGACGTTCGGGTGTCGGCGGTCGCGGACCCGATGGGTGAGTCGCTCGTCCGAGAGGCGGGTCTCGAACCCGAAGTGGTCGCCGAGCCGTCGGACCCGTTCGGCGACGCGCCGGCGGAGGACGATGAGTACGCCCGCGCGGAAACCTCCGCCGGAGACACCCGACGGGCGGTCGAGGCGTTCCTGGAGGCGGGCGTAGATCTGGTTCTGTTCGTCGGGGGCGACGGCACCGCCGCCGACGTCGCCGAAGCGCTGGAGGGGACCGACACACCGATGCTGGGCGTCCCGGCGGGCGTAAAAGTGTACTCCTCGGTGTTTGCCGTCTCCCCGGAGGACGCCGCCGCGGTGGCGGTTTCCTTCGAGCGCACCGAGCGCCGCGAGGTGATGGACATCGACGAGGACGAGTATCGCGAGGGTGAAGTGAATCCGGAGCTGCGGGCGATCGCCCGCGTCCCCGTCGCCGAGGACCTCCAGTCGTCGAAACAGCTCGGCGGCGGCACCGTCGAGTCGCTCGCGGAGGGGTTCGCCGCCGACGTCGAGGAAGGGGTCACCTACGTGCTCGGGCCGGGATCGACGCTGGGGGCGATCAAAGAGCAACTGGGTTTCGAGGGGTCCCCCCTCGGCGTGGACGTCTGGCGGGACGGCGAGGTGCTCGCCCGTGACGCGACCGAAGACGAGATCCTGGAATGTCTGGGCGAGCGCAACGTCGTGGTCGTCACCCCGATCGGTGGCCAGGGGTTCGTCCTCGGCCGGGGCAACCCGCAACTGTCGCCGGCGGTGATCCAGCAGAGTGAACTCGAGGTGGTCGCCTCCCGTCGGAAACTCGACGATCTGCGCGTGCTCCGGGTGGATACCGACGATCCCGAACTCGACGAGTCGCTCCGCGGCTGGATTCGAGTGCGCGTGGGTGCCTACGAAACCCGGATGATGAAGATCGTCTGATCGCCCGCCGCGACGGAGATCGGTTGTACTTTTAACTCAGTTGTATCCTACTCCCATCCTTTCATATTCTCCAGCGTGTGCGGCTCCCCTTCCATACGGAACCTCGTCATTAATGAACATACAGACAAGATTAAGGACGTATGTGGCCTACGGCGTGCCATGGAAACGCGAAAGGTGCAGCGGCTCGGTCCATCGACGCTGGCGATGACACTTCCGGCGGAGTGGACCAGGGAACACGACGTCGACAAGGGAGACGAGGTGTCGATCCGGATCGGCGGCAAGGGAACGTTGACGGTGCTGCCACAGTCGACAAGCACCGAGGAGTCCGAGGCGACCATTCACGCCGACGCGCTCGACGCGGACGCGCTGGAGCGGGCGATCGTCGCCCAGTACGTGCTCGGCCGGCGGGTGATCCACGTCCGGCAGTCGGAGGGTGCACTCGACAGCGATCACATCAACGCCGTATATAAGGCCGAAACCCAGCTCATGGGACTCGGCGTCATCGAAGAGACCCCCGAAAGCATCGCCATCAGGTGTTCGGTCGACCCCGAGGACTTCACCCTGGACAACCTCCTCGAGCGGCTGGAAAACACCGGCTCGACGATGCGCGGGGAGGCGGTGAAGGCGCTCGCACACGGCAACCCGGACCTCGCACAGCGCGCGCTCAACCGCGAGCGGCAGGCGAACAAGATCTTCGTGCTCATGCTGCGGCTCATCTTTACCGCCTACCAGAACCCGAACCTCTGTCGGGCCGTGGGGCTGGAATCGGGGTTCCCGCTGATCGGCTACCGATCGGTCGCAAAGAACCTCGAACTCACCGCGGACAACGCGGAGGACATCGCCGACATCGTCCTGGAGATCGACGGACACACCCTCGATATCGACGGCGGAACGATGCGACAGATCCGCGAGTTCACGGACAGCGTCGACGAACTCACGAGCCTGGCGGTCCGATCGGTCGTGGAACGCGACTACGATCTCACGATCGAGTGTCGGGAGCTGTTCCGCGGACTCGCAGACCGCGAGCGGGAGATCCTCGACGACCTCCCGGAGCTGTCCAATCAGGAGCTGCTCCACGTCCGGGAAGTGCTGGTGAGCCTCCAGCAGACTGCCCAGTACGCGATGCGCAACGCCGAGATCGCGGCGAACCTCGCGCTCAACGAGGAATCCGAACACGTAGAAATTTCGTGAGCGGCGCAGGCGACACCGCGGCTCCAGCGACTAGCCCTCCCCGAACCCCGGCGGCTCGAACGGACACAGTTCGTCGGTTGCGAACGGGTTTCCGGTTTCCGCGTACGCACGGGCTCGGCTCCCGCCACAGATGTCCCGGTACGGACAGGCCCCACAGCGTCCTTCGAGGTTACTCCGGTCCCTGAGCTGTCGGAACAGGGAAGCTTCACGGTACGTCTCGACGATCGAACGCTCCCGAACGTTGTCCACGGATTTTCGAAACAACTCCGAGGGTTGAACGTTCCCCACGTGATCGACGTGGACGATGCCGTCCCCCGCGTAGGTTCCAAACTGGTCGCGGACACCGGTGACGATCTCCCCGCGCTGAATGGCGACCCGACGGTACTGGGGCGCCTCGATCGTCCGGACGTCGAACGGAGAGACGTTCGACGCCTCGTGGAGCCAGCGCATGATCGCGTCCGCGGTCGACGGATCGACGTTTTCGAGAGTGCAATCGGATGCCGGAATCACGAAAAACAGGTTCCACAGCACGATGTCTAGCTCCTCGATCCTGTCGCGAATCGCCGGCAGCTCCTCGAACGTTTCGCGGCTCACGACAGTGTTTACCCCCGCCGGCAAGCCCACCTCGCGTGCGGCTTCGAGCGTCTCGACTGCCGCCTCGAAGCTTCCGGGCGCCGAGCGAACCGCGTCGTGCCCCTCGGCGGTTGCTCCTTCGAGGCCGACAGCGAGACGATAGAGCCCGGCCTCCGAGAGGCGTTCGAGGCAGTCCAGGGAGATACCGCCCGACAGGGAGGCGTCGAGTGCGACAGTGAGCCCGATCCCGTTTCCGTATTCGACGAGTTCGAAGAGGTCGTCGCGTTCGAGCGGATCGCCACCGGAAAAGACGACGAGCAGTCCCTTCCCGAACTCCCGGAGGCTATCGAGCAGCCGTTTTGCCTCCTGGGTCGTCAGTTCCTCGGGATGTGGCTGCTCGGTCGGGTTCCGACGGCAGTTCGCGGAACCGACGCCGCCTGCCCGCGTGCTCTCCCAGGTCACGACGAGCGGTCTATCGTCGGTGTCTATTGCTTCCGATTTCATGCTCGTGAATTGACCGATGAAGTCGGTGCTACCCGACGTTTGGCCCCTCAGGGGAATATAGTTCGATGCATGTTCTAACCGAATGAAAAAACCCCCGTACGGAAGAGGATCAAAAATCCACCCGTGGTCGGTACGCGACTTTTTAAGTCCCCTCCTCCCGTTGTCGTATCCAAGCGAAATGTCAGGTGAGCGCTCTACCGAGGAAATCGGTGGACTAACGCGGCGCATACGACACGTCTGGGAGCTGTTTCGGGGCTCGAATCTGGACGTGCGACCGTTCCGTCCGTCCACAGACGGAACGCTGTCGACGTTCACTCTGCCGCCGGGCGAACGGGAAGTCGAACGCTACTGGGTGAACGCTCCGTACGCATACGTCGTCATCACCTACGACGAGACCGAAAACGAACACCGATACTACGCCGTCGAACCGGACCTCGACGAGTTCGGACGGGCACTGCTCGGCCGCGTCGTCGAGGACATCCGTGATCCGCTGTTGTTCCGGGAGGACATCGATCCCATCGACGAGTCGACGCTCGGAGCCGAAGTGGAGTCGCTGCTCGAACAGTACGGGATAGAGCCCGACATGGCAACGTTTCACACGCTCGTATACTACCTCCTCCGCGACTTCCAGGGGTACGGAAAGGTCGACCCCCTGTTGAACGACCCTCGTATCGAGGACATCTCCTGTGACGGGTACGATCTCCCGATATTCGTCTACCACGCGGAGTACACTGACGTCAAAACGAATATCTCGTTTCCTCCCACTGAGCTGGACAACTACGTCGTTCGGCTCGCCCAGCAGTCCGGCAAACACATCAGCGTCGGGGAGCCCATCGTCGAGACGACGCTGCCGGACGGCTCGCGTGCGGAACTGGCGTATGGCGAGGAAGTCACCCCACGGGGGTCGGCGTTCACCATCCGACAGTACGCCGAGGAGCCGTTCACGCCGATCGACCTGGTGAACTACGGGACGTACAACGTCGAGCAGATGGCGTACTTCTGGCTGTGTATCGAACACAACAAGTCGCTGATCTTCGCCGGCGGCACCGCGTCGGGGAAGACCACCTCGATGAACGCCGTCTCGATGTTCGTTCCGCCGCGGGCGAAGGTGCTGACGATCGAAGACACCCGGGAACTGTCGCTGTATCACGACAACTGGCTCTCGTCTATCACCCGGGAACGGCTCCAGGAAGGGGCCGACCTCGACATGTACGACCTGCTCCGGTCGGCACTCCGTCATCGCCCGGAGTATATCATCGTCGGCGAGGTCCGCGGCGAGGAGGCGGTGACCCTGTTCCAGGCGATGAACACCGGCCACACGACGTTTTCGACGATCCACGCCGACTCGGTCCGGACCGTCATAAACCGGCTGGAGAACGAGCCGATAAACGTTCCCCGTGCGATGGTGCAGTCGCTCGACATGGTCGTCGTCCAGCGACTCGTCAGGTTCGACGACGAACGCCTCCGGCGAGCGAAGATCATCGGGGAGATACGCGGGATCGACCAGCGAACCGGGGAACTGGATTACGCCTCGGCGTTCGACTGGAACCCCACATCCGACACCTTCTCCCGAAACGATTCGTCGTTGCTTTCGGAAATCCAGGAGGATCGGGCGTGGAGTCGGTCGGAGTTGCTCTCGGAGCTTCGACGTCGCGAGACGTTCCTCCGGAAACTCCAGGAGATCGGCGTGACCGGCTACCGTCGCTTTACCGCACTCGTAAACGAGTACTACGCCGATCCCGAACGGACGATGCGACGGCTCGAATCGGAGGTCGAGGCGGCCGGCGACGGGGCGACCGCCGGCGCCGAGGTCGACTGATGTGGTATCTACTACCCCTCGTGGTGGTGCTTGCACCACCAGTCGCGCTCGCCGCCTCGCGGTTCGATCGTCGGCTGGATCTGTTCGTCACCCGCCTCGCACTTTCGGCGTTTGGAAACTACGTGGGCGAGGAGACCGCCGACAGCGAACGACAGCGCGATCGGCTTCGGGCCGCTCACGTCGGGGAAACCCACCGGATGTACGCGTCGAAAACGCTGTTGTACAGCGCCGTTCTCGCCGTCTCCGGGAGCGTTCTCGGGGTGTATCTGGCCGGCTACGTTCTCTCGGAGTTGGCGATAACCGAGGAGACGCTCCGTGCGGCGCTTCCGCCGGCGCTGTCGTTTCTCTCCCCGATCGCGCGCCTCTCCGAGATCGGACTGGGCGAACTGTTCTTATTGCTCGCGTTCTCCGGGGCGACGGTCGGGACCGTGCTCGCGGTGGGGACCTACTATCTGCGATGGGAGTTGCTCGATCAGTTAGCTGACGCACGGGGGAAACGGATCGACGTGACGCTTCCCCGCACGGTCGCGTTCGTGTACGCGCTGTCGCGGTCGGGAATGGCGTTTCCGATCGTGCTCGCGACGCTGTCCAGAAACGAACGGGTGTACGGCGAAGCCGCACGGGAGCTTTCCGTCGCCGTCCGGGAGATGGAAACGTTCAGCACCGACGCGTTGACCGCCCTCCGCGAGACGGCCCACCGGACGCCCAGCGAGAACATGGCGGAGTTCACGGAAAACCTCGCATCGATCCTCGAATCGGGACAGAACCTATCCGGGTTCCTCGAGGATCAGTACGAGCGGTTTCAGGAGGAGGCGAAGGCACAACAGGAGCAGTATCTCGAACTGCTGTCGACGTTCGCCGAGGCGTACGTGACGACCCTGGTGGCGGGGCCGCTGTTTCTCGTGACGATCCTGGTGGTCGTCGGCCTCGTGTTGAGCGACACGCTCCCGATACTGCGGCTCGTCATCTACCTCG
The Halalkaliarchaeum desulfuricum DNA segment above includes these coding regions:
- the infB gene encoding translation initiation factor IF-2, which gives rise to MSNDTSTDAGTEDAATLRTPIVAVLGHVDHGKTSLLDKIRGSAVSEGESGAITQHIGATAVPLETISSMAGELVDPDDFDLPGLLFIDTPGHHSFSTLRARGGALADIAILVVDVNDGFQPQTEEAIDIIQRTGTPFVVAANKVDTIPGWNPNEGAPIKASYDAQSERVRSTLDEGLYDIIGDLSSAGFSADLYWRVQEFQRNIGVVPVSAMTGEGVSDLLAVLMGLSQRYMREEMEVDVSGSGVGTVLEVKEERGFGATIDVVVYDGVIREGDTIVVGGMDEPIVTEIRALLQPRPLAEIRTENRFERVDEIEAAAGVKIAAPELDDAMAGAPVMVVRDRPVEAVVDDVRAELAELEVETEEDGVVVKADTLGSLEAMADALREAEIPILRAEVGDIAPRDVAVAGTANEATYRAILGFNVDVLSNAEDELEESEVEVFVDDVIYQLVEDYEAFVEERERAQQETILEKIVRPCRFRILEDHVFRQSDPAVVGVEVLSGTLQNNRHVVAFENNEPERKGQLAGIQEQGEDISEARAGTRVSVAIDGPTVGRQIDEGDELWTELPEKHAKILEQELADEIPADEREALQGYLDKQRSRDPFWGK
- a CDS encoding phosphoribosyltransferase; translated protein: MSDLPDEFNCTVTNWEYIYGLCRNVSDQVKQDQFEPDVIVALARGGWFAGRCLCDFLGLDDLASLKMEHYVGTAAKADEPQVRYPMPEGSVDGKDVLIIDDIADTGGSIKRAHEYVNERNPETVRTATLQLLQTSEFEPDFVGERLERWTWVVYPWNFIEDMIDLISGVMEKADEDTFDREAIRQYLSAYHEVDRMEMEIAQPNRLDEVLAEMERRDVVERVTGTFEDDGNVPRWRLVE
- a CDS encoding ATP-NAD kinase family protein; this encodes MHVGVVVNPIAGMGGRVGLKGTDGKVQEARERGAEPRAPDRARRALSRLAELDPDVRVSAVADPMGESLVREAGLEPEVVAEPSDPFGDAPAEDDEYARAETSAGDTRRAVEAFLEAGVDLVLFVGGDGTAADVAEALEGTDTPMLGVPAGVKVYSSVFAVSPEDAAAVAVSFERTERREVMDIDEDEYREGEVNPELRAIARVPVAEDLQSSKQLGGGTVESLAEGFAADVEEGVTYVLGPGSTLGAIKEQLGFEGSPLGVDVWRDGEVLARDATEDEILECLGERNVVVVTPIGGQGFVLGRGNPQLSPAVIQQSELEVVASRRKLDDLRVLRVDTDDPELDESLRGWIRVRVGAYETRMMKIV
- a CDS encoding phosphate signaling complex PhoU family protein → METRKVQRLGPSTLAMTLPAEWTREHDVDKGDEVSIRIGGKGTLTVLPQSTSTEESEATIHADALDADALERAIVAQYVLGRRVIHVRQSEGALDSDHINAVYKAETQLMGLGVIEETPESIAIRCSVDPEDFTLDNLLERLENTGSTMRGEAVKALAHGNPDLAQRALNRERQANKIFVLMLRLIFTAYQNPNLCRAVGLESGFPLIGYRSVAKNLELTADNAEDIADIVLEIDGHTLDIDGGTMRQIREFTDSVDELTSLAVRSVVERDYDLTIECRELFRGLADREREILDDLPELSNQELLHVREVLVSLQQTAQYAMRNAEIAANLALNEESEHVEIS
- a CDS encoding radical SAM protein; the encoded protein is MKSEAIDTDDRPLVVTWESTRAGGVGSANCRRNPTEQPHPEELTTQEAKRLLDSLREFGKGLLVVFSGGDPLERDDLFELVEYGNGIGLTVALDASLSGGISLDCLERLSEAGLYRLAVGLEGATAEGHDAVRSAPGSFEAAVETLEAAREVGLPAGVNTVVSRETFEELPAIRDRIEELDIVLWNLFFVIPASDCTLENVDPSTADAIMRWLHEASNVSPFDVRTIEAPQYRRVAIQRGEIVTGVRDQFGTYAGDGIVHVDHVGNVQPSELFRKSVDNVRERSIVETYREASLFRQLRDRSNLEGRCGACPYRDICGGSRARAYAETGNPFATDELCPFEPPGFGEG
- a CDS encoding type II/IV secretion system ATPase subunit: MSGERSTEEIGGLTRRIRHVWELFRGSNLDVRPFRPSTDGTLSTFTLPPGEREVERYWVNAPYAYVVITYDETENEHRYYAVEPDLDEFGRALLGRVVEDIRDPLLFREDIDPIDESTLGAEVESLLEQYGIEPDMATFHTLVYYLLRDFQGYGKVDPLLNDPRIEDISCDGYDLPIFVYHAEYTDVKTNISFPPTELDNYVVRLAQQSGKHISVGEPIVETTLPDGSRAELAYGEEVTPRGSAFTIRQYAEEPFTPIDLVNYGTYNVEQMAYFWLCIEHNKSLIFAGGTASGKTTSMNAVSMFVPPRAKVLTIEDTRELSLYHDNWLSSITRERLQEGADLDMYDLLRSALRHRPEYIIVGEVRGEEAVTLFQAMNTGHTTFSTIHADSVRTVINRLENEPINVPRAMVQSLDMVVVQRLVRFDDERLRRAKIIGEIRGIDQRTGELDYASAFDWNPTSDTFSRNDSSLLSEIQEDRAWSRSELLSELRRRETFLRKLQEIGVTGYRRFTALVNEYYADPERTMRRLESEVEAAGDGATAGAEVD